The Humulus lupulus chromosome 3, drHumLupu1.1, whole genome shotgun sequence genome window below encodes:
- the LOC133824241 gene encoding peroxidase 5-like, giving the protein MGSLGFTVTSSKSCRSWFTIVGSAFLLLLFSSTTTTTCTAHKLKPSSFYDKTCPQALVTIRKSIRKAVSREHRMAASLIRLHFHDCFVQGCDASILLKNSSTIRTEEDALQNRNSIRGFEVIDEAKSLLEKKCAGVVSCADILAVAARDASVAVGGPSWKVKLGRRDSTTANIAEAQSDLPLTNLSVSGLISNFAKKGLNKRDMVALSGSHTIGLARCATFRNRIYNDSNIDGDFARLRQSGCPSSGGNNNLADLDLVTPNNFDNNYFKNLIKKKGLLASDQVLFSGVKTDRIVIEYTKNTWKFRNDFASAMVKMGNIEPLVGSAGQIRKICSAVN; this is encoded by the exons ATGGGTTCATTGGGTTTTACTGTAACCAGTTCCAAAAGCTGTAGGAGTTGGTTTACTATTGTTGGTAGTGCATTTTTGTTACTACTTTTCAGTAGTACAACTACAACTACATGCACTGCTCATAAACTCAAACCGTCGTCGTTTTATGACAAAACTTGTCCACAAGCTCTTGTGACCATACGAAAGTCCATTAGAAAAGCAGTTTCACGGGAACACCGCATGGCGGCTTCTCTCATTCGGCTTCATTTCCATGACTGCTTTGttcag GGATGTGATGCATCGATTTTACTTAAGAATTCATCTACAATCAGAACCGAAGAAGATGCACTCCAAAATCGAAATTCGATAAGAGGATTTGAAGTGATAGATGAAGCCAAGTCACTACTGGAGAAAAAATGTGCTGGAGTTGTTTCATGTGCAGATATTCTTGCTGTGGCTGCTCGAGATGCATCAGTTGCT GTTGGTGGACCCTCTTGGAAAGTGAAGCTTGGAAGAAGAGATTCTACAACGGCAAACATAGCCGAAGCCCAAAGTGATCTTCCACTAACCAATTTAAGTGTTAGCGGCCTTATTTCTAACTTTGCAAAAAAAGGCCTCAACAAAAGAGACATGGTTGCATTATCAG GTTCACATACAATTGGGCTAGCTCGTTGTGCGACTTTTCGTAATAGAATCTACAACGATAGTAATATTGATGGTGATTTTGCTAGACTTCGCCAGAGTGGTTGTCCTAGCAGCGGAGGCAATAACAACTTGGCAGATCTTGATTTGGTGACACCCAATAACTTTGACAATAATTACTTCAAGAATTTGATCAAAAAGAAGGGTCTTCTAGCATCAGACCAAGTACTTTTCAGTGGTGTTAAAACTGACAGAATTGTGATTGAGTACACCAAAAACACTTGGAAGTTTAGAAATGATTTTGCTTCGGCCATGGTTAAAATGGGAAATATTGAACCTCTTGTTGGTTCGGCTGGCCAAATAAGAAAGATTTGCAGTGCTGTTAATTAG